In Bacillus sp. NP247, one DNA window encodes the following:
- a CDS encoding cupin domain-containing protein — protein MTSNIDYTSPSTNFTHDLNKSNFFKKDSKNYINVLGIKQLNTLENTSLLDIYLSTGNVVEPHIHQNAAELVYCISGSAVVSLLNPFTNQILNLPIKPGQVANIPQAWWHYEIATTDNTHLLAIFDAPTPEVIFGSDILRLTPANMMAHTYCLDEQQWKQVISPIQSTTVIGPPTNCNQNRGMINQSTQAPSQQQNLYYQDSYYFPPYWGY, from the coding sequence TTGACTTCAAATATTGACTACACTTCCCCCTCAACCAATTTCACCCATGATTTAAATAAAAGTAATTTTTTTAAGAAAGATTCCAAAAATTATATAAACGTACTTGGCATTAAACAATTAAACACATTAGAAAACACTTCTTTATTAGATATATATTTAAGTACAGGTAATGTTGTAGAACCACATATCCATCAAAATGCAGCTGAACTCGTTTACTGCATTTCAGGGTCCGCTGTCGTTTCTTTACTTAATCCGTTTACGAATCAAATTTTAAACTTACCTATAAAACCAGGGCAAGTCGCTAATATCCCACAAGCTTGGTGGCATTATGAAATCGCCACAACAGATAACACACATTTATTAGCTATTTTCGATGCCCCAACACCAGAAGTTATTTTTGGATCTGATATTTTAAGATTAACTCCTGCCAATATGATGGCCCATACTTATTGTCTTGATGAACAACAATGGAAACAAGTCATATCTCCAATTCAATCCACTACAGTAATTGGACCACCAACAAATTGTAATCAAAACCGAGGAATGATAAACCAATCAACTCAAGCCCCCTCTCAACAACAAAATCTATATTACCAAGACTCATACTATTTCCCTCCTTATTGGGGGTATTAA
- a CDS encoding luciferase family protein gives MSFSEMIRKEVLSWTGVSEKSHRFGGIEINYGKKELGHLHGDKLADLPFPKLNRDELVNQGLVQPHHILPESGWVSYYIKSEEDIPFAIELFRMQYDRITKK, from the coding sequence ATGTCATTTAGTGAAATGATTAGAAAAGAAGTGCTCAGCTGGACAGGTGTTTCTGAAAAATCGCATCGATTTGGAGGCATTGAAATAAATTATGGTAAGAAAGAACTAGGTCATCTTCATGGTGATAAGTTAGCTGATTTACCATTTCCAAAGCTAAATCGGGATGAATTAGTTAATCAAGGATTAGTTCAACCACACCATATATTACCTGAATCAGGATGGGTTAGTTATTATATAAAGAGTGAAGAGGATATTCCATTTGCTATTGAGTTATTTCGTATGCAATATGATCGGATTACAAAAAAATAA
- a CDS encoding NAD(P)/FAD-dependent oxidoreductase, which produces MNKFDVVIVGGGLAGLIASIYLAKAGKKVIVLEKSSRFGGRGMTINKNGICMNLGAHALYRGGAAFLTFNELGMNLPGRIPSTKAHGIWKGDIFTIPTDFRSILSTPLLSWSAKVQFSRLMIGLGNLDVGEVPKMSLTTWAEKEIQNPMVRNMFYALCRTTTYTYAPTMQLASSVLKQIQLSMKEGVFYVDSGWETIITKLRDIANNVGVQFLAKKHVLEIEHYEDKQRIHCFDGEVLEVGTVIVTTPPKEACKIIKGAEGTSLHRWSEQSVPVTVAALDIGLRRLPNPTHQFALGLDQPIFFTNQSRAAKLSEDGSIAVSLIKYHNPALEMNHIHEDKVQLESTMELLHPNWKREVVAQQYLPKITVVHDFSHIGRVENPGPNIPEMPGVYVAGDWTGHDELLADAAVASGKRAALHIIKQLESEAIHHGNGAIV; this is translated from the coding sequence ATGAATAAATTTGACGTAGTCATTGTTGGCGGTGGGCTTGCTGGGTTAATAGCATCTATATATTTAGCGAAAGCTGGAAAGAAAGTGATTGTATTAGAAAAGTCTAGTCGATTTGGTGGTCGAGGGATGACTATAAATAAAAATGGGATCTGCATGAATCTTGGTGCACATGCCTTATATAGAGGAGGAGCAGCATTTTTAACTTTTAATGAGCTCGGTATGAATCTTCCGGGTAGAATACCATCTACAAAAGCACATGGAATATGGAAAGGGGATATATTCACCATCCCAACAGATTTTCGCTCTATTTTATCAACACCACTACTTTCGTGGTCTGCAAAAGTACAATTCTCACGTCTTATGATTGGTTTAGGGAATTTAGATGTAGGAGAAGTTCCAAAAATGAGCCTAACTACATGGGCAGAAAAAGAAATACAGAATCCCATGGTACGAAATATGTTTTATGCGTTATGTCGAACAACTACGTATACGTATGCTCCTACAATGCAATTAGCATCATCAGTACTAAAGCAAATTCAGCTTTCTATGAAAGAAGGAGTATTTTATGTAGATAGTGGCTGGGAGACGATAATAACAAAATTAAGAGATATAGCGAATAATGTTGGTGTGCAATTTTTGGCTAAAAAGCATGTTTTGGAAATAGAGCATTACGAAGATAAGCAAAGAATACATTGTTTTGACGGTGAGGTATTGGAAGTAGGTACAGTTATCGTGACGACTCCACCGAAAGAGGCTTGTAAAATAATAAAAGGGGCAGAAGGAACAAGTTTGCATAGATGGAGTGAACAATCGGTACCGGTTACTGTTGCTGCATTAGATATTGGTTTGAGACGATTACCCAATCCTACACATCAATTTGCATTAGGGTTAGATCAGCCAATATTTTTCACGAATCAATCAAGAGCAGCTAAATTAAGTGAAGATGGATCCATTGCAGTGAGTCTAATTAAGTACCATAATCCTGCGCTAGAGATGAATCATATTCATGAAGATAAAGTACAGTTAGAAAGTACGATGGAGCTGTTACATCCAAATTGGAAAAGAGAAGTTGTTGCACAGCAATATTTACCCAAAATAACAGTAGTACATGATTTTTCTCATATTGGCCGAGTTGAAAATCCGGGTCCTAATATACCTGAAATGCCAGGTGTATACGTTGCAGGAGATTGGACTGGACATGATGAATTATTAGCTGATGCTGCGGTGGCAAGCGGAAAACGTGCAGCGTTACACATTATAAAGCAATTAGAAAGTGAGGCTATTCATCATGGAAACGGAGCAATTGTATGA
- a CDS encoding sigma-70 family RNA polymerase sigma factor, whose protein sequence is METEQLYEAHKPLLFSLAYRILGSVMDAEDIVHDVFISLNNLEDVQSVENIKAYLCKMVSNRSIDKLRSAAHKRNVYVGMWLPEPFVEESDEASESYVMKESLSTAYLLLLQQLSEVERIVFILREVFSYDYEEIASIVGKSSVNCRKIFQRARKSILDKPNQSKLSTKKMAAYVEKFVSSLQCGDAQGMLEVLKTDVVFKADGGGKVTTVINPIYSADRIIRLFFGIAKRLPAEYAVDFKMVNGAPGVIVTINNKVTYVLSFAFHEGEISNIYMMVNPEKLMHLNKSI, encoded by the coding sequence ATGGAAACGGAGCAATTGTATGAAGCACATAAACCTCTATTGTTTTCTTTAGCATATCGAATACTTGGGAGTGTTATGGATGCTGAAGATATAGTCCATGACGTATTTATCTCATTAAATAATTTAGAAGATGTTCAGTCTGTTGAAAATATAAAAGCATATTTATGTAAAATGGTAAGTAATCGTTCAATTGATAAATTGCGTTCTGCGGCACATAAGCGGAACGTATATGTCGGAATGTGGTTACCTGAGCCATTTGTGGAAGAGAGTGATGAGGCATCAGAGTCATACGTAATGAAAGAATCTCTTTCTACGGCATATTTATTACTTTTACAACAACTGTCTGAGGTAGAAAGGATTGTTTTCATATTAAGAGAAGTTTTTAGTTATGATTACGAAGAAATAGCATCAATAGTTGGTAAGAGTAGTGTGAATTGCCGGAAGATATTTCAGCGTGCACGAAAAAGTATTTTGGATAAACCAAATCAATCAAAATTAAGCACGAAGAAAATGGCTGCTTATGTTGAAAAATTTGTATCATCATTACAATGTGGGGATGCGCAAGGCATGTTAGAAGTATTAAAAACAGATGTAGTATTCAAAGCAGATGGTGGCGGGAAAGTTACTACCGTTATTAATCCGATTTATTCTGCAGATAGAATAATACGCTTGTTCTTTGGAATCGCAAAAAGGTTACCAGCAGAGTACGCTGTTGATTTCAAAATGGTAAATGGTGCACCAGGGGTTATTGTTACAATAAATAATAAAGTGACTTATGTGCTTTCATTTGCATTTCATGAGGGGGAAATTTCAAACATTTATATGATGGTTAATCCAGAAAAACTAATGCATTTAAATAAAAGTATATAA
- a CDS encoding O-methyltransferase → MGKMNTLDSLLLQLEQYGEEHDRYKEKREEKLRNISREMGQFLSLLVKGCNAKNLLEIGTSNGYSTLWLANAVEETNGNVTTVEISSERVGEALGNFGKVNLTHRIDVHNQEAGAFLDAQVNRSFDFIFLDSERTQYMWWWEHIKRILEPKGFLVIDNATSHAEELAEFIKMIEEDATFETVLLAFQKGAFVARKNN, encoded by the coding sequence ATGGGAAAAATGAATACTTTAGATTCATTATTATTGCAACTTGAACAATATGGGGAAGAGCACGATCGATATAAAGAAAAGCGGGAAGAAAAATTAAGAAATATATCTCGTGAAATGGGACAGTTTTTATCATTGTTAGTAAAAGGTTGTAATGCCAAAAACCTTTTAGAAATTGGAACCTCAAATGGCTATTCTACATTGTGGTTAGCAAATGCGGTAGAAGAAACAAATGGAAATGTTACAACTGTAGAAATTTCTTCAGAACGAGTTGGAGAAGCTCTTGGAAATTTTGGGAAGGTAAATCTTACACATCGAATTGATGTTCACAATCAAGAGGCAGGAGCGTTTTTAGATGCACAAGTAAATCGTTCATTTGATTTTATTTTCCTAGATTCAGAACGAACGCAATACATGTGGTGGTGGGAACATATAAAACGTATTTTAGAGCCAAAAGGTTTTCTTGTTATTGATAATGCAACTTCTCATGCGGAGGAACTAGCAGAATTTATAAAGATGATTGAAGAAGATGCTACGTTTGAAACAGTGTTATTAGCTTTTCAAAAGGGAGCATTTGTTGCGCGGAAGAATAATTAG
- a CDS encoding toxic anion resistance protein translates to MTELEKKEPVSIVKDNNVEVVVDTVIKDAELEELNKEADLYVQKLNSEQNTDLSKVLSQLGDLGDKEQQAAGQTLSALKRPVTAMMNGKNEEIPNTLLELRKVVSELDPNSLKATGMKKLMFKVFKKNPLENYVHKYQSIDKQIEEIIRSLLIGRDNLQEDTVGLEMLKEQSHDKIHALDKQVYLGRKLAGMLEAEKQNPERQRDIPLINDALEKILVRTRNMQQAKSVLLQSIASVDIIKKNNEKLSEAIRNAITMTQNVVTVSAAIQLALTNQRKTIDAVNATNEAIESMVLSNSQALKQNTEETTKLLENPAISMDKLRESFQNVFAAIEASEKSSERIIESSKKFVIELDTFNDEMKQKLIQRPRK, encoded by the coding sequence TTGACTGAACTCGAGAAAAAAGAACCTGTATCGATTGTGAAAGATAATAATGTAGAAGTAGTAGTTGATACAGTAATAAAAGATGCAGAACTTGAAGAATTGAATAAAGAAGCAGATCTTTATGTACAAAAGTTAAATAGCGAGCAAAATACAGATTTATCAAAAGTATTGTCCCAGCTTGGAGACTTAGGGGATAAAGAGCAGCAAGCGGCGGGACAAACGCTATCGGCATTAAAACGTCCTGTAACAGCGATGATGAATGGGAAGAATGAAGAAATTCCAAATACATTGTTAGAATTACGGAAAGTGGTATCAGAACTTGATCCGAATTCATTAAAGGCAACTGGTATGAAAAAACTTATGTTTAAAGTGTTTAAGAAAAATCCGCTTGAAAATTACGTGCATAAATATCAATCTATAGATAAGCAAATCGAGGAGATTATAAGATCACTTCTCATTGGCCGTGATAACTTGCAAGAGGATACGGTTGGTCTTGAAATGTTAAAAGAGCAATCACACGATAAAATTCACGCTCTTGATAAACAAGTATACTTAGGAAGAAAACTTGCTGGTATGCTTGAAGCTGAGAAACAAAATCCAGAACGTCAAAGGGATATTCCGTTAATAAATGATGCATTAGAAAAGATACTTGTGCGTACTCGTAATATGCAACAAGCAAAAAGTGTATTATTACAATCTATCGCATCTGTAGACATCATTAAGAAAAATAATGAAAAGCTATCAGAGGCAATTCGTAATGCAATTACGATGACGCAAAACGTTGTAACGGTTTCCGCTGCAATACAGCTTGCATTAACAAATCAACGTAAAACAATTGATGCTGTTAATGCAACAAATGAAGCGATTGAATCAATGGTATTAAGCAATTCACAAGCATTAAAACAAAATACAGAAGAAACAACAAAACTCCTTGAAAATCCTGCAATTAGCATGGATAAATTACGTGAATCATTCCAAAATGTATTTGCCGCTATTGAAGCATCTGAGAAATCATCAGAGCGTATTATTGAGTCTAGTAAGAAGTTTGTAATTGAACTTGACACATTTAATGATGAGATGAAGCAGAAACTCATTCAGCGTCCAAGGAAATAA
- a CDS encoding DUF3974 domain-containing protein — protein MSFIQGVLLLLGSLLLLAFTVVVLVVYFGRKLYFSWTKPYKRAQDSIEKLSNKSTPFLQEFTQHPLFYRWIRTEGKKEQNALNTLFCTSGQRTREQVFSMLPKEKQKKVHVMAKTTKKLTNEDIDIATMKVKDFLRQESQQTLKPTDLSFYKLYFYDRYPDALNTIQAYKRSINPSLQRTVDDITISVLNALPYYQEQRMFEQQHKLETFLMKDLTAMLSLVVQLPPSQRPEKEEELKIYLQNFQKEMEVVERDIRDSIDHDLNVKMRAATEKFKNK, from the coding sequence ATGAGTTTCATTCAAGGAGTATTATTACTATTAGGGTCATTACTTTTACTCGCATTTACTGTCGTTGTTTTAGTTGTATACTTCGGACGTAAACTTTATTTTTCATGGACGAAACCATATAAGAGAGCGCAAGATTCCATTGAGAAATTATCGAACAAATCAACACCGTTTTTACAAGAATTTACGCAGCACCCACTCTTTTATCGTTGGATTCGTACAGAAGGGAAAAAAGAACAAAATGCATTAAATACTCTTTTCTGTACATCAGGCCAACGTACGAGAGAGCAAGTTTTCTCAATGTTACCGAAAGAAAAGCAGAAAAAAGTGCATGTGATGGCAAAAACAACAAAAAAGCTTACGAATGAAGATATTGATATCGCAACAATGAAAGTGAAAGATTTCTTGAGACAAGAATCACAGCAAACTCTTAAACCGACAGACTTATCGTTTTATAAATTGTATTTCTATGATCGATATCCAGATGCATTAAATACAATTCAAGCATATAAACGCTCGATTAATCCTTCACTACAAAGAACGGTTGATGACATTACAATTTCAGTATTAAATGCACTTCCGTACTATCAAGAACAACGCATGTTTGAACAACAACATAAACTTGAAACGTTCTTAATGAAAGATTTAACAGCGATGTTATCACTAGTGGTACAATTACCACCATCACAACGTCCTGAAAAAGAAGAAGAACTAAAAATATACTTGCAAAATTTCCAAAAGGAAATGGAAGTAGTAGAGCGTGATATTCGTGACTCCATTGATCACGATTTGAATGTGAAGATGAGAGCAGCGACTGAGAAGTTTAAAAATAAGTAG
- a CDS encoding glycoside hydrolase family 10 protein, which yields MIMKRLLMICCIVILFIPFSFIFPHSTYAEVTTTYKKHELRAVWIASVLNIDWPSKTGLPIENQKQEFIRLLDDAKNTGMNAVVVQIKPTADAFYPSKYGPWSEYITGTQGKDPGYDPLAFMIEEAHKRNIEFHAWINPYRITMNHTDINRLSENHPARQHPNWVVPYGGKLYYNPGIPEVKKFITEGALEIVQNYDIDALHMDDYFYPYKVVGEVFPDQKTYETYNNGRFTNIEDWRRDNVNELVKGLNAAIKQEKSYVKFGISPFGVWRNIADDPTGSNTTAGQRNYDDLYADTREWIQNGYIDYITPQIYWNIGFTPAAYDILVDWWVKETNNKPIHLYIGQATYKINNNSVPAWSDSEEYPRQIALNRQYPQIKGSMHFSLKDINNNPLGIKDRLSNDIYKHPALIPSMPWLDHDPPKQPTLKGAIPRDEGIAIGIIDNRDNDSAYYAIYRVNGKNEVDIQNPKNLLTTVRKTKFGEIYVDKTAISGETYTYVVTAVDRLHNESIASSKTTIKTK from the coding sequence ATGATCATGAAACGTTTATTAATGATATGTTGTATCGTCATCTTGTTTATTCCTTTCTCTTTCATTTTCCCTCACTCTACTTATGCCGAAGTAACTACTACGTACAAAAAACATGAATTACGTGCTGTGTGGATAGCATCTGTCCTTAATATTGATTGGCCCTCAAAAACTGGGCTACCTATTGAAAATCAGAAACAAGAATTTATAAGATTATTGGACGATGCAAAAAACACTGGGATGAATGCCGTTGTTGTACAAATTAAACCAACTGCTGATGCTTTTTATCCTTCAAAATACGGTCCTTGGTCTGAATACATTACGGGTACACAAGGAAAAGACCCTGGTTATGACCCACTCGCATTTATGATTGAAGAAGCTCATAAAAGAAATATAGAGTTCCACGCATGGATTAATCCCTACCGAATAACGATGAATCACACTGATATAAATCGATTATCAGAAAATCACCCTGCAAGACAACATCCCAATTGGGTTGTACCTTATGGCGGAAAGTTATATTATAATCCTGGTATTCCAGAAGTGAAAAAGTTTATAACAGAAGGTGCTTTAGAAATCGTTCAAAATTATGACATTGATGCCCTTCATATGGACGATTATTTTTATCCGTATAAAGTAGTTGGTGAAGTGTTTCCCGATCAAAAAACGTACGAAACTTATAATAACGGTAGATTTACAAATATAGAAGATTGGCGACGTGACAATGTAAATGAACTTGTAAAAGGGTTAAATGCTGCTATTAAACAAGAAAAATCATACGTGAAGTTTGGCATTAGTCCATTTGGCGTATGGCGAAATATAGCTGACGATCCAACTGGTTCTAATACAACCGCAGGTCAAAGAAACTACGATGACCTGTATGCTGACACACGTGAGTGGATACAAAATGGATATATTGACTACATTACACCGCAAATATATTGGAATATCGGTTTCACACCTGCTGCGTATGACATATTAGTAGATTGGTGGGTGAAAGAAACAAATAACAAACCGATTCACCTATACATCGGTCAGGCGACCTATAAAATTAATAACAATTCTGTTCCTGCTTGGTCTGATTCTGAAGAATATCCAAGGCAAATTGCATTAAACCGTCAATATCCTCAAATAAAAGGAAGCATGCATTTCAGCTTAAAAGATATAAATAACAACCCACTTGGAATTAAAGATAGACTTTCGAATGACATATATAAACATCCTGCATTAATACCATCTATGCCTTGGCTTGATCATGACCCACCAAAACAACCTACTTTAAAAGGTGCCATTCCAAGAGATGAAGGTATTGCTATAGGTATAATTGACAATAGAGATAATGACTCTGCTTATTACGCCATTTACCGTGTGAATGGAAAAAATGAAGTAGATATACAAAATCCAAAAAATTTACTTACTACTGTAAGAAAAACAAAATTCGGAGAAATTTATGTAGATAAAACGGCTATTTCTGGAGAAACGTATACGTATGTGGTAACTGCAGTTGATCGATTGCATAATGAAAGCATTGCTTCTAGTAAGACTACTATAAAAACAAAATAG
- a CDS encoding PTS sugar transporter subunit IIB, which yields MKVLFVCSGGMSSAIVVNALKKEAEKKGVNMQVHAIGTNEVEEEVKNGWDVVMVAPQVRHRFDSVKKFAEQESVPCGIIPPQAYTPLGGPTLLKTVNELIS from the coding sequence ATGAAAGTTTTATTCGTTTGTTCTGGAGGAATGTCCAGCGCAATTGTTGTAAACGCTTTAAAAAAAGAAGCAGAGAAAAAAGGTGTGAACATGCAAGTGCATGCAATTGGAACGAATGAGGTTGAGGAAGAAGTCAAGAATGGTTGGGATGTTGTAATGGTTGCACCTCAAGTAAGACACCGATTTGACTCTGTAAAAAAATTTGCAGAACAGGAATCCGTTCCGTGCGGTATTATTCCGCCACAAGCATACACGCCGCTTGGTGGACCGACTTTATTAAAAACTGTAAATGAATTAATCAGTTAG
- a CDS encoding PTS sugar transporter subunit IIC: MNKFVTFLDKNLSGPMARLSEQRHLQAIRDGVISALPFIIVGSFFLIVAFPPLPKDSFISVWALKNQTSILIPYRLTMFIMSLYIAFGIGYNLAKSYKLDALSGAQLAVCSLLLTLTPELIDKKGFMLPMTNLGGHGLFVTMIVSILSVEILRFCKKRNVMIKMPEQVPPSVSRSFEALIPAAFVIIIMSLVTVVLSIDLHHVVDKLAAPLVKAGDSYFGVIIPVFLITFFWSFGIHGVSVVGTVARPLWEVYLGKNGEAVASGADQLPFIAPEPLYQWFIWIGGSGATLGLILAMIVFGRSKYSKALSRTCIVPGIFNINEPVIFGLPIVLNPILIIPFIITPLVTATVAYSATAMGFVTPTHIMPPWTLPAPIGAYLATGGDWRAIVLVFINITISFLIYLPFFKMYDKNMLEIENNGDEESVNA; this comes from the coding sequence ATGAATAAGTTTGTCACGTTTCTTGATAAAAACTTATCTGGACCGATGGCAAGGCTTTCTGAACAGAGACATTTACAAGCAATTCGTGATGGGGTAATTTCGGCGTTACCATTTATTATCGTTGGAAGTTTCTTTTTAATAGTAGCATTTCCACCATTACCGAAAGATAGTTTCATATCAGTTTGGGCATTAAAGAATCAAACAAGTATATTAATACCATATCGTTTAACGATGTTTATTATGTCTTTATATATAGCATTTGGAATTGGATATAATTTAGCGAAAAGTTATAAGTTAGATGCTTTATCAGGAGCGCAACTTGCGGTATGTTCACTACTTTTAACATTAACGCCTGAATTAATTGATAAAAAAGGATTTATGCTTCCGATGACAAATCTCGGAGGACATGGATTATTTGTTACGATGATTGTATCTATTTTATCTGTAGAGATCTTAAGGTTTTGTAAGAAGAGAAATGTAATGATTAAAATGCCAGAACAAGTACCGCCGTCTGTATCACGTTCTTTTGAAGCACTTATACCTGCAGCTTTCGTTATTATTATTATGAGTCTAGTTACTGTCGTTTTAAGTATTGATTTACATCATGTTGTTGATAAATTAGCGGCACCGTTAGTAAAAGCTGGGGATAGTTACTTCGGTGTAATCATCCCAGTTTTTTTAATTACATTTTTTTGGTCGTTCGGTATACATGGTGTGTCGGTTGTTGGCACTGTTGCCCGTCCATTATGGGAAGTATACTTAGGAAAAAATGGTGAAGCAGTTGCTAGCGGTGCTGATCAGTTGCCATTCATTGCACCAGAACCGTTATATCAATGGTTTATATGGATTGGTGGTTCTGGCGCGACGTTAGGGCTTATATTAGCTATGATTGTATTTGGTCGATCAAAATATTCGAAAGCGTTATCAAGAACTTGTATCGTTCCTGGGATTTTTAATATTAATGAACCAGTTATATTCGGTTTGCCGATTGTACTAAATCCCATTTTAATTATCCCATTTATCATTACCCCACTAGTAACAGCAACTGTTGCATACTCAGCAACTGCGATGGGATTTGTTACACCGACACATATAATGCCTCCGTGGACATTGCCTGCTCCAATTGGCGCTTATTTAGCTACAGGTGGAGATTGGCGAGCGATTGTACTCGTATTTATAAACATAACAATATCATTTCTTATTTATCTTCCATTCTTTAAAATGTATGACAAAAACATGCTTGAAATTGAGAATAATGGTGATGAAGAATCTGTGAATGCATAA
- the anmK gene encoding anhydro-N-acetylmuramic acid kinase AnmK produces MYIAGIMSGTSLDGIDVALVHIEGNGVDSKVELIHFTTVPFCSDIKNEIQQALAIDASNVQLICSLNFKLGLCFANAVKEVCIEANFPLKQMDLIGSHGQTIYHQPAPEGNIISSTLQIGEPAVIAYETNTTVISNFRTMDMAAGGQGAPLVPYSEVVLYRHQTKNRLLQNIGGIGNVTVIPNKLSDKRVIAFDTGPGNMVIDEVCQRLFQLPYDQNGAIARQGAVVDGILTYCMTHPFLNMKPPKSTGREQFGEVFVSELLKRFEDYSKENILATVTMFTASTIVHHYKEFILPYYEIDEVILGGGGSYNNTLVEMIRNGLREEKCEIFLQEDLGYSSAAKEAIAFAILANETYHRNPSNVPSATGAKESVVLGNITFPPIRRGK; encoded by the coding sequence ATGTATATTGCAGGGATAATGTCCGGTACATCGTTAGATGGTATAGACGTAGCGCTCGTTCATATAGAAGGGAACGGTGTAGATTCTAAGGTTGAACTTATACATTTTACTACCGTTCCATTTTGCAGTGATATAAAAAATGAGATACAACAGGCTTTAGCAATTGATGCGTCTAATGTCCAACTAATATGCAGTTTGAACTTTAAGCTTGGTTTATGTTTTGCAAACGCTGTTAAGGAAGTTTGTATAGAGGCTAATTTTCCGTTAAAACAAATGGATTTAATTGGTTCTCACGGACAAACGATTTATCATCAACCAGCACCAGAAGGTAATATTATTTCTTCAACATTGCAAATTGGGGAACCAGCAGTTATAGCATATGAAACGAACACGACAGTTATCTCTAACTTTAGAACGATGGATATGGCAGCAGGGGGACAAGGTGCACCGCTTGTACCATATTCAGAGGTCGTTTTGTATCGGCATCAAACTAAAAATAGACTACTCCAAAATATTGGTGGGATTGGTAATGTTACAGTGATTCCAAATAAACTAAGTGATAAGCGTGTTATTGCCTTTGATACTGGCCCAGGGAATATGGTAATCGATGAAGTATGTCAAAGGTTATTTCAGTTACCATATGATCAAAATGGTGCGATCGCAAGACAGGGAGCAGTTGTAGATGGAATATTGACATACTGTATGACCCATCCATTTTTGAACATGAAACCGCCAAAATCAACAGGTAGAGAACAATTTGGAGAAGTGTTTGTGAGTGAATTATTGAAGCGATTTGAAGACTATAGCAAAGAAAATATATTGGCGACTGTCACGATGTTTACAGCAAGTACAATTGTTCATCATTATAAGGAGTTTATTTTGCCGTATTATGAAATCGATGAGGTAATTTTAGGTGGTGGGGGAAGTTATAATAATACACTTGTTGAAATGATACGGAATGGATTAAGAGAAGAAAAATGCGAAATATTTCTCCAAGAAGATTTAGGCTATTCTTCAGCAGCGAAAGAAGCAATCGCATTTGCAATCTTAGCAAACGAAACGTACCATCGTAATCCGAGCAATGTGCCGAGTGCAACAGGTGCTAAGGAATCTGTGGTTTTAGGGAATATAACATTCCCTCCAATAAGAAGAGGAAAATGA